The Microplitis mediator isolate UGA2020A chromosome 10, iyMicMedi2.1, whole genome shotgun sequence genomic sequence attaattatcaaataaataattttaaaaagtaacccCTTGTAAAATTCAAACGCAAtccataaaataattgaaacaaaataatcTGAAGTTGCTCAGCGTacagcaaaataaaaataaataacaactgttcagattttacaaaaatttttttttaattttccctgtaatcgtaatttaaaaaatttttattttttctatttactaattaaataattaaaattatcaattagcgaacaaaaaaaattaaaaattattttaaaatttattacagaatattttattaatttccttatctaattaattaattatctataaattaaaataaatctttttcttCAGTAATTatgacgaaaaaatttttaaattctttgatttatcaaaaataatcttttacaTTTAAACCAAAATTAGTGAGAAAATCTAGTAGCCATGTTGGCTTTACGATATATATTTCTACCTCGCAAAACAAGTTCCTGACACGGAGATTTATGAGTGTCTTCAGTAGGTTCATCATCAGCGGCACGCAATTGCATTAAAAACATACGTCTAGGTCTGTCAGAAAGGTTCAGATACGATCCATGAAGAGTCAAAtaagtaaaaacaataatttctcCTTTTTTCGCACTAACTGGCGTGGCCTTGGACAGAGGAAAGCGCTCGGGATCAACGTAGTGATAggcttcatttttttcatcaattactTTGTGCGGTGGCAGTGGTCCCAGCTTATGGCTGCCAGGATAAATGGCCAGTCCGCCGTTTTCCGGAGTGGTATCGTCAAGATGAATGAAGATCGCCAGCATCGTGTGTTTCTTGTGCGGGAAATACGGGTAGTCTTGATGCATCAAATAAGGCGCTCCCTTTTCCGGTGGTTTGATATGAGCTTTGGTATGATGCAGAACAATGTCCTTAGTTTCCATGATGTCTTCCATTGCGT encodes the following:
- the LOC130676505 gene encoding probable alpha-ketoglutarate-dependent hypophosphite dioxygenase produces the protein MSKLKFVTPEQKKCWQDNGFVKLTNVFTEKEIEEFSSEYDELFERKRREDMEGLESAWAGNDMKNLSGNRNVTVKSIHNLQMHSAVFTRVIMNSNLLDAMEDIMETKDIVLHHTKAHIKPPEKGAPYLMHQDYPYFPHKKHTMLAIFIHLDDTTPENGGLAIYPGSHKLGPLPPHKVIDEKNEAYHYVDPERFPLSKATPVSAKKGEIIVFTYLTLHGSYLNLSDRPRRMFLMQLRAADDEPTEDTHKSPCQELVLRGRNIYRKANMATRFSH